A stretch of DNA from Dehalococcoidia bacterium:
ATCCGCGGCGACGAGTGGATCTCCTCTGCGCCGCGCCACAAGCTGCTCTTCGAAGCCCTCGGCTACGAGCTTCCCGTCTTCGTCCACACGCCCGTCATCCTCGGCCCGGACCGTTCGAAGCTCTCGAAGCGCCACGGCGCTCAGTCGGTGCTCGAGTACAAGGCCATGGGCTACTTGCCTGACGCCGTCTTCAACTTCCTCGGCCTCCTCGGCTGGTCGCTCGACGACCACACCGAGATCATCAGCCGCGAGCAGTTTGTCGCGAATTTCACCCTGGAGCGCCTGATCAAGAGTCCCGCCGTCTTCAACATCGAGAAGCTGGACTGGATGAACGGCGTCTACATGCGCCAGATGCCCGAGCGCGAGCTCGCCCTGCTCCTCAAGGAGTGGCTCGAGAAGCCGGAGGACCAGGGTGGACTGCCTGCCCACATCCAGCGCCCGATCGACCTCGAGTACCTGCTGCGCATCGTCCCCCATGTCCGAGAGCGCGTGAAACTGCTGCCGCAGGCGCGCGACATGATGCAGTTCTTCTTCGAGCCGGCAGAGATCGAGGTCGATGAACGGACGCTGCTGGGAAAGGCCTTCGCCGAGGACAAGACGAAGGCCTGGACCGCGCTGTCCGCGGCCCTGGTCAAGGCGGAGGAGGTCGACCCGTGGGACCTTCCCTCCCTGGAAGCGGCCTTCCTGAACATGCACGAGCAACTGGGCCTGAAGCGCGGCGACTTCCTGATGCTCATCCGCGTCGCCGTCACTGGCCGCACCGTCTCACCCCCGCTCTTCGAGTCGATGGAAATCCTTGGCCGCGAGCGCTGCGTCCTCCGCCTGCGCCACGCCCTGAACATCCTGTAGGGCCGCCCTCCCCGGGGCCTGCCCCCGAGTAGCTCCGGGAGGCACGCGGCGGAGCTCCCGCGCTCTTCGAGGGTCGAGCCTGGCCCTGCCTGGAAGCGCGGTTGCATTTCCAGGGCCGATCGCGACAATGGCGGCAAGGAGGCCCGGCATGGTCACGATCCTTGACCCCACCGACGAGCGCATCCCTGTGCGCCGCTCGCTCACGCCGCGACCGGAGCACATCCGCGGCACGGTCGCGCTGCTCGACATCTCCAAGCCGCGCGGCAACGTCTTCCTGGACAGGCTCGAGGAGCTCATCCGCGAGCGGCTGCCCGGGGTGGCGGTGAAACGCTACCGCAAGCCCACCTTCGCGAAACCCGCGCCGGAACCCCTACGCCAGCAGATAAGAGAGGAGAGCGACTTCGTCATCGAAGCGCTTGCGGACTGAGGGTCCTGCACGACGTGCAGTGTGCACGACACGGTCTGGTTCGAAATCAACGGCAAGCCCTCCGTCTTCGTAGCCTCGAGTGAATTCGTCGATGCGGCCGAGGCGCAGGCGAAGGCCCTCGGCCTCCCGGAGGTCGAGCGCGTCTTCGTCCCCCACCCCATCCAGGACCGCACCGACGACGAGATGCGCGCCCGCGCCGACGCCGTCCTCGACCGCATAATCGAGGCCCTGGTGCTCTAGCCCGGGGGCGCTCTCTACGAACTCCAGATCGCCAGGGGTGGGGCAGCCGCGCCCGGCGAGAGCGCACGTCGTCCGCCCGATGCACCGCACCGCCGCGGCCGGCAGAGGAGACCGCCGACGGCCTGGCCGCAGCCCGAGCGAGGTCTCAGCGGCCTGCGGAAAGCAGCTCCCGCGCCGTGGCCCGCTCGTCCCAGGGCACCCGGCGCCCTCCGAAGACCATGAACGTCTCCGTACCCTTCCCCGCCAGCAGCACGGTATCCCCCGGCCCGGCGCGCTCGAACGCGTACAGCATCGCCTCTCGCCGGTCGGGAACGCGCGCGAAGTGCTCCCCCTCGCGCCACCCCGCCGCCATCATCGCCTCCGCGATCGCGGCGATGATCGCGTCCGGGTCTTCATGCCTCGGGTCCTCGTTCGTGAGCACCGCCCGGTCCGCAAGCTCGGCCGCCACGCGGCCCATGCCTTCGCGGCGGGCCGTGTCGCGGCCGCCTGCGGCCCCGAACACGACCCACAGCCGTCCCTTCGTCGCCGCGCGCAGCGTGCGCAGGACGAACTCCAGCGCCGCCGGGGTGGAGGCAATGTCGACTACCACGGTGAAGGCCTGGCCGCAGTCGATCATCTCGAAGCGTCCCGGGACCCCGGGGAACGTCGACAGGGCGCCGGCCGCCTCCCTGAGTCCGATCCCCTGGCTCAGAGCCACCGCGACCGCCGCGAGGCAGTTGTAGGCGATCATCAGCGGCGCTTCCGCTCGCACTGTCTCGCCGCCCGCCCGGACCTCGAAGCTTGTGCGCAGGCCCCGCGCTTCCACCTGCGTCCCCCGCACGTCCGCCTCGTGTTCGATGCCGTAGGTCAGGGGCCGCGCTTTGGTGCGGCGGAGCATGTGCTCGGATGCGGGTTCATCCGCGTTAACTATTGCTACCTTCGAGAACGGCTTCCCGCTGGGCCCATCCAACATCTCGAACAGGAGGCCCTTAGCGTCGCGGTAGGCCTCCATGGTGCCGTGGAAGTCCAGGTGGTCGCGACTGAGGTTGCGGAATACAGCAACGTCGAATTCGCACCCGTCGAGGCGGTGCTGCGCCAGCCCCTCCGACGAAGCTTCGACACACATCGCCTCCAGGCCGTTGCTGACGCCGGCTGCCAGGCGCTCCTGTATCTGCGTGGCCTCCAGGGTCGTCATGTGCAGTTCGTTCGGCTCAAAGCCGCGGCCCGTGTCGAAGCCCACGCTGGTCAGGTAGCCGCAGCCAAGCCCGCATCTCGAAAGGACGTGTCCTGTCAGGTGACAGGTCGTACTCTTGCCGTCGGTGCCCGTAACCCCGATGAGCCGCAGCTGGCGGGAGGGGTGGCCGTACACCTCGGCCGCAATCGGGCCCATCGCTCGACGCGTGTCATCGACCACCAGCAGCGGCAGACGCCCCGCGAATGGCGCCCACTTCGCCTGCCGGTCCGCCTGCACCACTGCCAACGCCGCGCCGGCCTCCGCCGCGGCGCCGATGAAGTCGTGGCCATCCGCCGCCGCGCCCGGCACGGCCACGAACGCCATGCCCGCCCGTACTTCGCGCGAGTCGTGCGTGATCCCCTGGAGCGCGGGCATCGGCCCCACGAGGCGCGCCTGCGGCCAGGCCTTCAGCAGGTCCACAGCCCAATCATAGGGCTTCGACTATCAGGGTTTTCCCCAATAGAACTCGTGTGCGCAGGCGTCCGATATTACCAGGTGCCGGTCAGACTAGCTCTCTGCCGGCATTGCTTATGCTCCAAATACCCCGCCACCCGGCGCTCGCTCCGGCGAGCGCCCAGCACGCTCGTCGGCTGCGGACCCGGACGCACTCCGCGCCGGCCGCCCGCCTGGGCTTCCGGCGCTACCTCGTGGCCTGCCTCGGTATCGCCACGACCGCCGCCGGACTCGCCCTCATCGTCTCGGCTCTCGCGCTCATGGCCGACCGCCGCCCAACCGCCGAAGCGAGCGCCATCGACCCCGAACCCGTCGTCTACTTCCAGCTCGTGTCCGCGGGCAGCGCGCCCGACGTCGACCTGGCCCTCCTTGCCTCAGAGGACGCGCCTCTAGCTGAGGCGACGGAGGAGGCGGCGCGTGCGGCGCCTCCCGAGGATGCGGTGCGGGAGGCCCGCGAGGCAGCAGCGGTGGCGAAGGTCCTGGAGGCTATTGCGCTCCTGGCCGCCGATGCGGTCGACGCCGACCAGGCGCGCTCGCTGCACGCTCTCGGCCTGCCGGCGCCACCGGCCGCGCCGCTTGCGGAGGCCCCTCAAACGCCTCCCGCCGGCCCGGCCCCGGCCGCGGAGCCGGTGGGCTCGTCCCCACCCCCGCCGGCCGCCCTCGCCGTCGCGGAAATCGAGCGCATCTTCCCCGGCATCCAGGTACTGCGCTCGATCAGCAACGTGAACGTTACGTTCTATGACTGCGCTGGCCAGGGCTTCTGCGGCAACATGGCGAACGGGCGCAAGGTCTATCAGGGCGCCGCCGCCTGCTCCTACGACCTCCCCTTCGGCACCCGTTTCTTCATCGAAGGGGACCCTACTGGCCGGATATACCGCTGCGAGGACCGTGGCCTTCTCGCCAACACCTGGGTCGACATTTTCTGGTACCACCCGTCAGACGGCTGGCGATGGCAGGAAGCGGTCGGACGCCTTGCGACCATCCACATCATCGAGTGGGGCGAGTAAGGACGCGGGCCGATAGCCCGGGCAGCGCGTCCTCAGTACTTGGGCTCGTACAGCTCAACCTGGCCCGCGCAGGGCACCTCGAGCATTGCCACGCGGCCCCAGTCCTCCTCGCGGACCGGGCCGGCGAACGTCGCTCCCTTAGCCTTAAGCTCGGCGACCGTCGCCTCGATGTCCCTCGGGGCAGCCGGTCCTGACTCAGAGGCCGTTCTTCGCCACTACCTCTTTGTCGTAGAGGATGTTACCGGTGAACTGCGCCGGGTCCTGCTGCATGATCCAGACCGTCGCCTTGCCCATGTCGACGGCCTCCTCGAAGTTGAGGTCAGGGTTCTCCGGGTCGTTCCGGGCGAAGCGGTTGCCCGGAGTGGCGATCCCGCCCTGGGGCGAGAGCACGTTCACGGCGATCTTGTGTGGCGTCAGCTCGCGGGCCAGGCCCTGGGAGAAGCGCTCCAGGCCAGCCTTGATCATGCCGTAGAAGGAGCCGCCGATCTGCGTCCCCGGTGGCACGTTGTACGGCCCCGGTCCGGGGAAGACCGCCGCCCGCGAGGACACGTTGATGATGTGCCCGCCGCCACCCTCGATCATGTGGGGCAGCGCATACTTGATGGCCATGAGGGGCGCCCGCCCGTCGACCCGCCAGATCAGGTCGAGATGGCGAGGCTGCACGGTGAGCATGTTCCCGGGGATCAGGATGGCGGCATTGTTCATCAGCATGTCGATCCGCCCGAAGCGCTCAATCGTCTTCGCCACCAACTGCTCCAGGTCTTCGTCCTTGGAGACGTCGCATTTGACGGGGAGGGCCTCGCCACCCCGGTCTTCGACCTCTTTGGCCACGGAGTAGATCGTCCCTGGCAGACGCTTGTCCCAGACGGTCTCGCTCCGCGCCGCTACGACCACGCTCGCGCCTTCGGCGCCCAGCGCAACCGCCACGTCCCGGCCGATGCCGCGGCTGGCGCCCGTTATGATGCAGACCTTGCCCTTCAGGCTCATTTCGCGCTCCTTGGAATCAGGCGTCTGGGACCAGGCGGGCCTCATTGTAAGCCGGGCGGCAAAGGGGTCAATCGGCCGTTGCGCATAAGGCTGTATTAGGCCAAGCTAAGATTGAGTGTTAGCCTACCCTAATACAGGAGCGCATCTGATGAACGCATCTCTGAAATCGGCCGGCATCCTGCTTTTGACGCTGGTCTCTGCCTTCATGGTCGCCTGCGGCGGCGGTCAGGACAAGGGCCGGGAGAAACTGGTCATCGCCATCCAGCCCACGCAAGCGGCGACCGAAATGCTGGAGAAGGCTAAGCCGCTGGAGCGCTATCTCGAGGAGCGCCTCCAGGGCGTCGACGTCGAGATCTATGTGCCCCTCAGCCAGTCCGGCGTCATCGAGGCCCTGCGCTTCGGCCAGGCCGACATCGCCTTCATGGGCGCCTGGCCGGCCCAGCTGGCCGTCGAGCGCGCGGGCGCCGAGCTTGCCCTCGCCGAAGTGCGCGAAGTCAGCATCGGGTCCGAGAAGCAGGAGCGCCCCTACTACTTCTCCTACTGGGTCGTCCCTAAGAGTAGCGCCGCCACTTCCCTGACCGACCTGCGCGGCAAGAAGGCCTGCTTCCCCAGCGCCGTCTCCGGCTCAGGTTACGTCGGCCCCATGGGCCGCCTGGTCGAGCTTGGCTATGTATCGAAGCCCGAAGCGGGCAAGGAGGCTAACCCTAAGTCCTTCTTCGGCGATGTCG
This window harbors:
- a CDS encoding UDP-N-acetylmuramoyl-L-alanyl-D-glutamate--2,6-diaminopimelate ligase gives rise to the protein MDLLKAWPQARLVGPMPALQGITHDSREVRAGMAFVAVPGAAADGHDFIGAAAEAGAALAVVQADRQAKWAPFAGRLPLLVVDDTRRAMGPIAAEVYGHPSRQLRLIGVTGTDGKSTTCHLTGHVLSRCGLGCGYLTSVGFDTGRGFEPNELHMTTLEATQIQERLAAGVSNGLEAMCVEASSEGLAQHRLDGCEFDVAVFRNLSRDHLDFHGTMEAYRDAKGLLFEMLDGPSGKPFSKVAIVNADEPASEHMLRRTKARPLTYGIEHEADVRGTQVEARGLRTSFEVRAGGETVRAEAPLMIAYNCLAAVAVALSQGIGLREAAGALSTFPGVPGRFEMIDCGQAFTVVVDIASTPAALEFVLRTLRAATKGRLWVVFGAAGGRDTARREGMGRVAAELADRAVLTNEDPRHEDPDAIIAAIAEAMMAAGWREGEHFARVPDRREAMLYAFERAGPGDTVLLAGKGTETFMVFGGRRVPWDERATARELLSAGR
- a CDS encoding UGSC family (seleno)protein, encoding MVTILDPTDERIPVRRSLTPRPEHIRGTVALLDISKPRGNVFLDRLEELIRERLPGVAVKRYRKPTFAKPAPEPLRQQIREESDFVIEALADUGSCTTCSVHDTVWFEINGKPSVFVASSEFVDAAEAQAKALGLPEVERVFVPHPIQDRTDDEMRARADAVLDRIIEALVL
- a CDS encoding SDR family NAD(P)-dependent oxidoreductase is translated as MSLKGKVCIITGASRGIGRDVAVALGAEGASVVVAARSETVWDKRLPGTIYSVAKEVEDRGGEALPVKCDVSKDEDLEQLVAKTIERFGRIDMLMNNAAILIPGNMLTVQPRHLDLIWRVDGRAPLMAIKYALPHMIEGGGGHIINVSSRAAVFPGPGPYNVPPGTQIGGSFYGMIKAGLERFSQGLARELTPHKIAVNVLSPQGGIATPGNRFARNDPENPDLNFEEAVDMGKATVWIMQQDPAQFTGNILYDKEVVAKNGL
- the phnD gene encoding phosphate/phosphite/phosphonate ABC transporter substrate-binding protein, translating into MNASLKSAGILLLTLVSAFMVACGGGQDKGREKLVIAIQPTQAATEMLEKAKPLERYLEERLQGVDVEIYVPLSQSGVIEALRFGQADIAFMGAWPAQLAVERAGAELALAEVREVSIGSEKQERPYYFSYWVVPKSSAATSLTDLRGKKACFPSAVSGSGYVGPMGRLVELGYVSKPEAGKEANPKSFFGDVVFGGGYQQCWEALRSGQVDVTVIAGDVSASLYNEVLGATRVLEQQGPLPSHAVLLSKDLREPLRTRAVEALMGLGDPQYRDLMRGFISGIFVRFEKSDAATHLSAFKGYLALTGLAFTETVR
- the gltX gene encoding glutamate--tRNA ligase, with amino-acid sequence MVKIPDELPVTPVRVRYAPSPTGAPHVGNIRTALFDWLFARHTGGTFILRIEDTDQKRFVREAVDAQIEALKWLRLDWDEGPDKGGSYGPYVQSQRLDLYEAAARRLLASGHAYECYCSQERLDRVRDEMRAAKQPPKYDGRCRTDAGRAEAKREAAGARPVVRFKTPHEGETVVQDFLRGEVTFRNDLLDDFVILKSDGFPVYALAEAVDDHEMRISHVIRGDEWISSAPRHKLLFEALGYELPVFVHTPVILGPDRSKLSKRHGAQSVLEYKAMGYLPDAVFNFLGLLGWSLDDHTEIISREQFVANFTLERLIKSPAVFNIEKLDWMNGVYMRQMPERELALLLKEWLEKPEDQGGLPAHIQRPIDLEYLLRIVPHVRERVKLLPQARDMMQFFFEPAEIEVDERTLLGKAFAEDKTKAWTALSAALVKAEEVDPWDLPSLEAAFLNMHEQLGLKRGDFLMLIRVAVTGRTVSPPLFESMEILGRERCVLRLRHALNIL